In one window of Arthrobacter pascens DNA:
- a CDS encoding FAD:protein FMN transferase, translating to MPHAEWEDFTFDGIGTRWDISTPRPLDASVRSRLLAIVERYDADWSRFRSDSIVTAMSRQPGRFELPAEAAALGDLYRTLYGTTNGAMTPLIGASLERLGYDAAYSLRPAGSALPAPRWEDILDWDGTVLTTSAPVVLDIGAAGKGQLVDLLAAELHASDVAGFLINASGDLLNSGPEPVTVALEHPYDPAKAIGTVSLEGGAICASAANRRAWGDGLHHVLDGTTGSPVRTSVATWAMAESTMLADALATALFFVPGADLERTFEFSWLTVFSDGSAAYSAGFEGTLFS from the coding sequence GTGCCGCACGCGGAGTGGGAGGACTTCACTTTCGACGGGATCGGTACACGTTGGGACATCTCCACACCACGTCCGCTTGACGCCTCCGTCCGCTCACGGCTCCTGGCTATCGTGGAACGCTACGACGCAGACTGGTCCCGGTTCCGGAGTGACTCAATCGTCACTGCCATGTCCCGGCAGCCCGGGCGCTTTGAGCTGCCCGCCGAGGCAGCCGCCCTGGGCGACCTGTATCGGACGCTGTATGGAACCACCAATGGAGCAATGACTCCCCTCATCGGGGCAAGCCTGGAGCGGCTGGGCTATGACGCGGCCTATTCCCTCCGCCCTGCCGGCAGTGCCCTGCCGGCACCGCGCTGGGAGGACATCCTGGATTGGGACGGGACCGTGCTGACCACCTCAGCTCCCGTCGTGCTGGACATCGGCGCGGCGGGCAAGGGCCAACTGGTTGATCTCCTGGCTGCCGAGCTGCACGCCTCCGATGTGGCCGGCTTCCTCATCAATGCCAGCGGCGACCTGCTCAACAGCGGTCCGGAGCCTGTCACAGTGGCTCTGGAACATCCCTACGATCCCGCCAAGGCAATCGGCACCGTGTCCTTGGAGGGCGGGGCAATATGTGCGTCGGCAGCGAACCGGCGCGCTTGGGGCGACGGCCTGCACCATGTGCTGGACGGAACCACCGGCAGTCCGGTGAGGACCTCGGTGGCCACGTGGGCGATGGCGGAAAGCACGATGCTGGCTGATGCCCTGGCCACGGCATTGTTTTTTGTTCCGGGAGCCGATTTGGAGCGGACTTTCGAATTCTCCTGGCTGACAGTTTTTTCCGATGGAAGCGCCGCCTATTCGGCAGGATTTGAAGGGACACTTTTCTCATGA
- the hrpA gene encoding ATP-dependent RNA helicase HrpA, translated as MTFHISYPAELPVSERREDLMAAIAANQVTIIAGETGSGKTTQIPKMCLELGLGENGLIGHTQPRRLAARTVAERIAEELGVDIGQEVGFQVRFTGEVGRSTKVKLMTDGILLAEIQRDKLLRKYNAIIIDEAHERSLNIDFILGYLKRILPQRPDLKIIITSATIDPERFAKHFGSEEDPSPIIEVSGRTFPVEIRYRPLSQPAGGPSDEDASDDELEEDRDPLDAVCDAVDELALEAPGDILIFFSGEREIRDAAEALNARIQTNRRLAGSEVLPLFARLSLQEQHKVFHPGSKRRIVLATNVAETSLTVPGIKYVIDTGTARISRYSHRTKVQRLPIERVSQASANQRSGRCGRVSDGIAIRLYSEEDFASRPLYTDPEILRTNLAAVILQMTAMGVARGPKDVENFPFVEPPDSRAINDGVTLLRELGALAAARPDHAGNGSTGDGSKGDRGNHDGGRGDSRRGSGLTAVGQQLAQLPVDPRLGRMIVESGRRGCVREVMILAAALTIQDPRERPTDKQQLAAEKHARFRDENSDFTGYLNLWNYLQEKQQELSSTQFRRLCRTEFINYLRVREWQDLFAQLRQLARPLGISLDNKRLADPVGNHDGIHISLLSGLLSHIGILDERKREYAGARGSRFAIFPGSALFKKSPTFVMAAELVETSRLWARVAAKFDPVWAEQVAPDLVKRSYSEPHWSTKMGSVMAYEKVTLYGVPIIPQRRINYGRVDAVLARELFIRHALVEGDWKTHHKFFHRNRALLLEVEELEARMRRRGLLVDDETLFEFYDARIGPDVVSERHFDKWWKEVRQKNPDLLDYDKSLLLAEDADELDDSAYPKTWLHKGFELPLSYEFHPVAPGSPPNPSDGVTAEVPALFLNQLDDAAFRWLIPGQRVELVTALIKSLPKQIRKNFVPAPDVARQAVAALEADFDPATDDLEASLELALRRIRGHIIPPGSWNWDAVPAHLRVSFRVVDSNGKVLDEGKDLPALQERLAPATRRAIAESLGATPRTTARGTAPAAGAQGSAAQGTGAQGTVARTGPGAADAAAAALSPRAGFREQSGLTAWTFGTVPRHVSNTVNGHTVTGYPAVVDEGSSVSLRVFQTSGEQLDAMRGGVIRLLALRVPAPDRYVLEHLNNAEKLTFSQNPHGSVSALIADCALAAIDKLTPAELPWDREAFDALYEQVRAELIDTVFSVTAVVERILSSTRRIEKQLKGTTSLALISALNDVKSQLEQLVYPGFVAKTGYAQLSQLPRYLAAIEKRLERLPGNVQRDALHMAAIQRLEDDYDDAVSALLPGRRAGAELAQVRWMIEELRVSLFAVELGTAFSVSEKRIRAVLNKALAPA; from the coding sequence ATGACTTTTCATATTTCCTACCCCGCCGAGCTGCCGGTCTCCGAGCGCCGTGAGGACCTGATGGCCGCGATCGCGGCCAACCAGGTGACCATCATCGCCGGCGAGACCGGCTCCGGTAAGACCACCCAGATTCCCAAGATGTGCCTGGAACTGGGCCTGGGCGAGAACGGACTGATCGGCCATACCCAGCCTCGGCGCCTGGCCGCCCGCACCGTGGCCGAACGCATCGCCGAGGAACTCGGCGTGGACATCGGCCAGGAGGTGGGCTTCCAGGTCCGTTTCACTGGCGAGGTGGGCCGGTCCACCAAGGTCAAGCTCATGACTGACGGAATCCTGCTGGCCGAAATCCAGCGGGACAAGCTGCTGCGCAAGTACAACGCGATCATCATCGACGAAGCGCACGAGCGCAGCCTCAATATCGACTTCATCCTCGGCTACCTCAAGCGGATCCTGCCGCAGCGTCCGGACCTGAAGATCATCATCACGTCGGCCACGATTGATCCCGAGCGCTTCGCCAAACATTTTGGCAGCGAGGAGGACCCGTCCCCCATCATCGAGGTCTCCGGCCGGACTTTCCCGGTCGAGATCCGATACCGGCCGCTTTCGCAGCCCGCCGGAGGCCCGAGTGATGAGGACGCCTCCGACGACGAGCTCGAGGAGGACCGCGACCCGCTCGACGCCGTTTGCGACGCCGTCGACGAACTGGCCCTCGAAGCCCCCGGCGACATCCTCATCTTCTTTTCCGGCGAGCGCGAAATCCGGGATGCAGCCGAGGCCCTCAATGCAAGGATCCAAACCAACCGTCGCCTTGCGGGGAGCGAGGTTCTGCCCCTCTTCGCCCGCCTCAGCCTCCAGGAACAGCACAAGGTCTTTCATCCGGGAAGCAAGCGCCGCATTGTGCTGGCAACGAATGTGGCGGAAACGTCCCTCACAGTGCCCGGCATCAAATATGTGATCGACACGGGTACGGCCCGCATCTCGCGCTACTCCCACCGGACGAAGGTCCAGCGCCTTCCCATCGAGCGCGTGTCCCAGGCTTCGGCCAACCAGCGCTCAGGCCGCTGCGGGCGGGTGTCGGACGGGATCGCCATCCGACTGTACTCGGAAGAGGACTTCGCGTCCCGGCCGCTGTACACAGACCCGGAAATCCTGCGCACCAACCTTGCAGCCGTCATCCTGCAGATGACCGCCATGGGCGTTGCCCGGGGGCCGAAGGACGTAGAGAACTTCCCCTTCGTGGAACCCCCGGATTCGCGCGCAATCAACGACGGGGTCACGCTGCTCCGCGAACTTGGCGCGCTGGCTGCTGCCAGGCCCGATCACGCCGGCAACGGCAGCACAGGCGACGGCAGCAAAGGTGACCGCGGCAATCACGACGGCGGCAGAGGTGACAGCCGCAGGGGTAGCGGCCTCACCGCCGTCGGGCAGCAACTTGCCCAACTACCTGTAGACCCGAGGCTCGGGCGGATGATTGTCGAATCGGGTAGACGTGGTTGCGTGCGGGAAGTCATGATCCTGGCCGCGGCGCTCACGATTCAGGACCCGCGGGAACGCCCGACAGATAAGCAGCAGCTCGCCGCGGAGAAACATGCCCGTTTCCGGGACGAGAACTCGGACTTTACCGGTTACCTTAACCTCTGGAACTATCTGCAGGAAAAGCAGCAGGAACTGTCGTCCACGCAGTTCCGGCGCCTGTGCCGGACCGAGTTCATCAACTACCTGCGCGTCAGGGAATGGCAGGACCTGTTCGCGCAGCTCCGCCAGCTGGCCAGGCCGCTTGGCATCAGCCTTGACAACAAGCGCCTGGCCGATCCGGTGGGCAACCACGACGGGATCCACATCAGCCTGCTCTCCGGACTGCTCAGCCACATCGGCATCCTGGACGAGCGCAAACGCGAATACGCGGGCGCACGCGGCAGCCGCTTCGCGATTTTCCCAGGCTCTGCCCTGTTCAAGAAGTCACCGACGTTCGTGATGGCTGCCGAGCTGGTGGAGACCAGCAGGCTCTGGGCAAGGGTGGCGGCTAAGTTCGATCCCGTATGGGCCGAACAGGTGGCGCCCGATCTCGTGAAGCGGAGCTACAGCGAACCGCATTGGTCAACCAAAATGGGCTCGGTGATGGCCTACGAAAAGGTCACCCTCTACGGCGTGCCCATCATTCCGCAGCGCCGCATCAATTACGGGCGCGTTGACGCCGTCCTGGCCCGCGAGCTGTTCATCCGCCACGCCCTCGTCGAAGGCGACTGGAAGACGCACCATAAGTTTTTCCACCGCAACCGCGCCCTGCTGCTGGAGGTGGAGGAGCTTGAGGCCAGGATGCGGCGCCGCGGACTCCTGGTGGATGACGAGACGCTCTTTGAGTTCTACGACGCGCGCATCGGCCCCGATGTCGTTTCCGAACGGCACTTCGACAAATGGTGGAAGGAAGTCCGGCAGAAGAACCCCGACCTCCTGGACTACGACAAGTCGCTCCTGCTCGCTGAGGACGCCGATGAACTGGACGATTCCGCCTACCCGAAGACCTGGCTGCACAAGGGTTTCGAGCTGCCGCTCAGCTACGAGTTCCATCCTGTGGCTCCCGGCTCGCCGCCCAATCCGTCCGACGGCGTCACGGCGGAAGTTCCGGCGCTGTTCCTCAACCAGCTGGATGACGCGGCCTTCCGCTGGCTGATCCCCGGCCAGCGCGTTGAGCTGGTTACTGCCCTCATCAAGTCACTGCCCAAGCAGATCCGCAAGAATTTCGTGCCTGCGCCGGATGTGGCGCGCCAGGCGGTGGCAGCGCTTGAGGCGGATTTCGATCCAGCCACCGATGATCTGGAAGCATCACTGGAACTTGCCCTTCGCCGGATCCGCGGGCACATCATTCCGCCTGGTTCCTGGAACTGGGATGCCGTGCCGGCCCACCTGCGCGTCAGCTTCCGCGTCGTGGACAGCAACGGCAAAGTCCTGGATGAAGGCAAGGACCTGCCAGCCCTCCAGGAGCGGCTGGCTCCGGCCACCCGCCGCGCCATTGCGGAGTCCCTGGGCGCCACTCCCCGCACGACGGCACGCGGAACGGCACCCGCCGCCGGCGCTCAAGGTTCGGCGGCTCAAGGGACGGGTGCTCAAGGGACGGTGGCAAGGACAGGCCCGGGAGCGGCCGACGCCGCCGCTGCCGCACTTTCGCCGAGGGCTGGTTTCAGGGAGCAAAGCGGCCTTACCGCATGGACATTCGGCACGGTCCCGCGGCACGTGAGCAACACCGTGAACGGGCACACTGTTACTGGCTACCCTGCTGTGGTCGACGAAGGATCCTCGGTGTCGCTGCGCGTGTTCCAGACATCCGGCGAGCAGCTGGACGCCATGCGCGGCGGCGTGATCAGGCTCCTGGCACTGAGGGTGCCCGCTCCTGACCGGTATGTACTCGAGCACCTGAACAACGCCGAGAAGCTCACGTTCAGCCAGAACCCGCACGGCTCGGTGTCGGCCTTGATCGCAGACTGCGCCCTCGCGGCAATAGATAAACTGACCCCCGCGGAACTTCCGTGGGACCGCGAGGCCTTTGATGCCCTCTACGAGCAGGTCCGCGCCGAACTTATCGACACCGTGTTCAGCGTGACGGCCGTGGTGGAGCGCATCCTGTCCAGCACGCGCCGCATCGAGAAACAACTCAAAGGAACCACCAGCCTGGCGTTGATCAGCGCCCTGAACGACGTGAAGAGTCAGCTGGAACAGCTGGTCTACCCGGGCTTCGTCGCCAAAACCGGCTATGCCCAGTTAAGCCAGCTGCCCCGCTACCTCGCCGCCATCGAAAAACGGCTGGAACGGCTTCCGGGCAACGTCCAGCGGGACGCCCTGCACATGGCAGCCATCCAGCGGCTGGAGGACGACTACGACGACGCCGTGTCGGCACTCCTCCCGGGCCGGCGGGCCGGCGCTGAGCTGGCACAGGTGCGCTGGATGATCGAAGAACTCAGGGTGAGCCTGTTCGCCGTCGAACTCGGCACTGCGTTTTCGGTCTCCGAAAAACGGATCCGGGCAGTGCTGAACAAGGCCCTGGCTCCGGCCTAG
- a CDS encoding protealysin inhibitor emfourin, with product MKISVERSGGIAALTRVWTVDAQNEPAKSQWQPIVEACPWDDVPKTVRAAVETTGSQPDRFIYAIRAGQRRAALPEQAVTGPWRVLVDSARAAAEDSQEDSEAEASGLEQS from the coding sequence ATGAAGATCAGTGTAGAGCGTAGTGGCGGAATCGCCGCCCTGACCCGTGTGTGGACGGTAGACGCCCAGAACGAACCTGCCAAGAGCCAATGGCAGCCGATTGTCGAGGCGTGCCCGTGGGACGACGTGCCCAAGACCGTACGGGCAGCCGTGGAAACCACCGGTAGCCAGCCGGATCGTTTCATCTATGCCATCCGCGCGGGGCAGCGCAGGGCAGCACTCCCGGAGCAGGCCGTCACCGGTCCATGGCGCGTCCTGGTGGACAGTGCCCGCGCCGCGGCGGAGGATTCCCAGGAGGATTCCGAGGCCGAGGCATCCGGGCTGGAGCAGAGCTAG
- a CDS encoding ferredoxin--NADP reductase, whose amino-acid sequence MSPVDATKASTFAPPGARLDTLLGKVTMYRLILLVLASLAVYSLLLNALGWLTFGIPEMLVHLGLCLGLTYASNRALAALFHVRPHSESSLITGLLLYFLFWPTLVPTDMAGVALACVLATVSKYALAWRGRHIFNPAAAGAFAAGLTGLNIATWWAATPPMLLLLVPGVLLVLYRTRKFPMAAVFTVLATSIVASELLRTGMSPGMALWQPLAQRPLLFFVGFMLTEPLTLPPRRWQQLALAAVVGVLFAVPYNFGFVANSPELALLVGNLLAFFAGQRGGLKLHFTGSRALTPSTTEFAFKPSRAVRFVPGQYMELDLPHAKSDGKGRRRVFSLTSAPGSGMVKFGVRTAEPLSAAKKVLLDLQPGDQVRATSVGGDFVLPRDQTRPVLLIAAGIGITPYLAQLASGAAHDRDIVLLLLARNAEEIAYPEELRTSGARIVVRLADGSLAPSFASEANTGGSGGSPGPGTRLDANSLKTLIPDIAGREVFISGSPASVASLRRAARKAGAERVHVDSFAGY is encoded by the coding sequence ATGAGCCCCGTTGACGCTACCAAAGCCAGCACGTTCGCGCCGCCTGGTGCACGGTTGGACACTCTGCTCGGCAAGGTCACCATGTACCGGCTCATCCTCCTGGTGCTGGCTTCGCTTGCCGTATACAGCCTCCTGCTCAATGCGCTTGGCTGGCTCACTTTCGGCATTCCCGAGATGCTGGTCCACCTGGGGTTGTGCCTGGGCCTGACCTACGCCTCCAACCGTGCCCTGGCGGCTTTGTTCCACGTCCGCCCGCACTCAGAGTCTTCGCTGATCACCGGGTTGCTCCTGTACTTCCTCTTCTGGCCCACCTTGGTTCCCACCGACATGGCGGGAGTAGCGTTAGCATGCGTCCTCGCCACGGTCTCGAAGTACGCCCTGGCCTGGCGGGGCCGCCACATCTTCAATCCGGCCGCCGCCGGCGCCTTTGCGGCGGGCCTGACCGGACTCAACATCGCCACCTGGTGGGCAGCCACCCCGCCTATGCTCCTGCTGTTGGTCCCGGGTGTCCTCCTCGTCCTCTATCGCACCCGGAAATTCCCGATGGCGGCCGTGTTCACCGTTCTGGCCACATCGATTGTGGCCTCCGAGCTGCTACGCACAGGCATGTCTCCCGGCATGGCCCTGTGGCAGCCGCTGGCGCAGCGCCCATTGCTGTTTTTTGTGGGCTTCATGCTGACGGAACCGCTCACCCTGCCCCCGCGCCGCTGGCAACAGCTTGCCTTGGCGGCCGTAGTGGGCGTGTTGTTTGCGGTTCCGTACAACTTCGGCTTCGTCGCCAATTCGCCCGAACTGGCACTGCTGGTGGGTAATCTTCTGGCGTTCTTTGCGGGCCAGCGCGGCGGTCTGAAACTACACTTCACCGGCTCACGCGCCTTGACGCCGAGCACCACCGAATTCGCTTTCAAGCCGTCGCGGGCTGTCCGGTTCGTTCCCGGGCAGTACATGGAACTGGACCTTCCGCACGCCAAGTCAGATGGCAAAGGCCGACGCCGGGTCTTCAGCCTCACGAGCGCGCCGGGATCCGGCATGGTGAAGTTTGGTGTGCGCACCGCTGAACCCCTGTCTGCGGCCAAGAAGGTCCTGCTGGACCTGCAACCCGGCGATCAGGTGAGGGCAACCTCGGTGGGCGGCGACTTCGTCCTCCCCCGGGATCAGACCAGGCCGGTACTGCTTATCGCTGCCGGAATCGGCATCACCCCTTATCTGGCGCAGCTCGCCTCAGGTGCGGCTCATGACCGTGACATTGTCCTTCTGCTCCTGGCGAGGAACGCTGAAGAGATTGCCTACCCGGAAGAACTACGAACGTCCGGTGCACGGATCGTGGTCCGACTGGCGGACGGCTCCTTGGCGCCGTCGTTCGCCTCTGAGGCCAACACCGGTGGATCAGGCGGTTCACCCGGGCCAGGCACCAGACTGGACGCCAATTCCCTCAAGACACTTATTCCTGACATTGCCGGCCGAGAGGTCTTCATCTCCGGTTCGCCGGCCAGTGTTGCGTCACTGCGGCGCGCAGCCCGGAAGGCGGGCGCAGAGCGCGTGCACGTGGATTCATTTGCGGGCTACTGA
- a CDS encoding HNH endonuclease signature motif containing protein, with translation MKNRAAVEAFEAIEASVAALAVIFREADADAESGVPGSSDADPLRQMADDCLDGLAAVARAEAQLAGLKVLLAKGLEQATQAMAPPPASSQEHTAQEMAVVAEVACVLTVSERAASALLARSQALTSSLPRTLAALQDGSISWQHAQVMVDETTGLDAAGAAALESHFLAPDLLDPETPGAARSCPAGELVPSRFRAKARTWRERHHAESIEIRHTRSILDRRVEYAPDRDGMAWLSAYLPADTASGIWDRTTTAVRAMQGPDEDRTLPQLRADTMATWLLEGVTTGTGSTTTFTGTGTRAGGTSTDTTTTGGVPSPKAQVLVTVPVFALMGLTDEPATLDGYGPIPASMARKLVADGADSFHRVLTDPRDGAPLEIGRTSYRIPTAMRQWLRLRDGKCPFPGCNNHSLDNEADHLLAWHKGGTTGITNLGQPCRKHHRLKHTTAWKPTQATKDKPPGWTSPTGRHYQSEQQNWEPPHWPKNIAHEIHNLDELNNDVGLLKDQELRSQAAQRSRSTERSGVT, from the coding sequence ATGAAGAACAGGGCGGCAGTGGAGGCGTTTGAGGCCATTGAGGCTTCTGTTGCTGCGCTTGCTGTCATTTTCCGTGAAGCAGATGCGGACGCAGAGTCAGGGGTGCCCGGGTCCTCTGATGCTGATCCGCTGCGGCAGATGGCTGATGATTGCCTGGACGGGCTTGCAGCGGTTGCCCGGGCGGAAGCCCAGCTGGCCGGGCTAAAGGTCTTGTTGGCCAAGGGGCTTGAGCAAGCAACCCAGGCCATGGCGCCGCCGCCCGCATCATCCCAGGAGCACACCGCCCAGGAGATGGCCGTGGTCGCTGAGGTTGCCTGTGTCCTGACCGTGAGCGAACGCGCCGCCAGTGCTTTGCTTGCCAGGTCCCAGGCTCTGACCAGTTCCCTGCCGCGGACGCTGGCCGCTTTGCAGGACGGGTCAATTTCGTGGCAGCACGCCCAGGTGATGGTCGATGAAACCACAGGCCTTGACGCGGCCGGGGCCGCTGCCTTGGAGTCACATTTCCTGGCCCCCGACCTGCTGGACCCCGAGACACCCGGCGCTGCGCGGAGCTGCCCCGCCGGGGAGCTGGTGCCGTCCCGGTTCCGGGCCAAAGCGCGGACCTGGCGCGAACGCCACCACGCCGAAAGCATCGAGATCCGCCATACCCGCAGCATTCTGGACCGGCGGGTCGAGTACGCCCCGGACCGGGACGGCATGGCCTGGCTCTCGGCCTACCTGCCCGCCGACACCGCATCCGGGATCTGGGACCGGACCACCACCGCCGTCCGCGCCATGCAAGGCCCGGACGAGGACAGGACCCTCCCCCAACTCCGCGCCGACACCATGGCCACCTGGCTCCTGGAAGGCGTCACCACAGGCACCGGCAGCACGACCACATTTACTGGCACCGGCACCAGGGCAGGCGGCACCTCGACCGACACTACTACCACCGGCGGGGTGCCCTCGCCCAAAGCCCAGGTCCTGGTCACTGTCCCGGTGTTCGCCCTGATGGGTCTGACTGATGAGCCCGCCACCCTGGACGGCTACGGCCCCATCCCTGCTTCCATGGCCCGCAAACTCGTTGCCGACGGCGCCGACTCCTTCCACCGGGTCCTGACAGACCCCCGCGACGGCGCACCCCTGGAAATAGGCCGCACCAGCTACCGCATCCCCACAGCCATGCGGCAATGGCTAAGGCTTCGGGACGGCAAATGCCCCTTCCCCGGCTGCAACAACCACTCCCTGGACAACGAAGCAGACCACCTCCTCGCCTGGCACAAAGGCGGAACCACCGGCATCACCAACCTCGGCCAACCCTGCCGCAAACACCACAGGTTGAAACACACCACCGCGTGGAAACCCACCCAAGCCACCAAAGACAAACCACCGGGCTGGACCTCACCCACCGGACGCCACTACCAAAGCGAACAACAAAACTGGGAACCACCCCACTGGCCCAAAAACATCGCGCATGAAATCCATAACCTAGACGAGCTCAACAACGATGTGGGCCTGCTCAAGGATCAAGAGCTGCGATCACAAGCTGCGCAGAGATCCCGTAGCACGGAAAGATCCGGTGTCACATAA
- a CDS encoding GlxA family transcriptional regulator, with amino-acid sequence MLKTVAVIVVPNFSIFEFGTVYEIFGIDRGGRGGNVPTFDFRVCTPEPGHVRLKSGLSMEVGLGLEATADADLVIMVPYGRDEDVPEPVLDALRAADARGAWVMSICSAAFALARAGLLNGRRCTTHWHYSQELADRYPDVQVDENVLYVQDGNVISSAGTAAGIDACLHLVRVELGANVAASIARDMVVPPHRDGGQAQYIDRPMPTCGSAPMEELLRWMVQNLDREHTVADLAARVHMSARTFARRFRSETGATPAAWLNSQRVLRAQELLESTDLNIDEIARESGFGHPVLLRHHFAKVLDTSPQSYRRTFRGQLVEAG; translated from the coding sequence ATGCTGAAAACAGTGGCAGTGATCGTTGTTCCGAACTTTTCCATCTTTGAGTTCGGCACCGTGTATGAAATATTCGGGATCGACAGGGGAGGCCGTGGCGGCAACGTTCCCACGTTCGACTTCCGGGTCTGCACGCCGGAGCCCGGACATGTCAGGCTCAAATCAGGGCTCTCTATGGAGGTTGGCCTTGGTTTGGAGGCCACCGCTGATGCCGATCTGGTGATTATGGTCCCCTATGGCCGGGACGAGGATGTCCCCGAACCGGTCCTTGATGCGCTGCGTGCCGCTGATGCCAGGGGGGCTTGGGTGATGTCCATTTGTTCAGCAGCATTTGCGCTCGCCAGGGCCGGGCTGCTGAACGGCAGGCGTTGCACCACCCACTGGCACTATTCGCAGGAACTCGCCGACCGGTACCCGGACGTGCAGGTGGATGAGAACGTTCTGTACGTCCAGGACGGCAACGTGATCTCAAGTGCGGGTACGGCCGCCGGCATCGACGCCTGCCTCCACCTGGTGCGTGTGGAGCTCGGCGCCAATGTTGCGGCATCGATTGCCCGGGACATGGTGGTGCCGCCACACCGTGACGGAGGCCAGGCCCAGTACATCGACAGGCCCATGCCCACGTGCGGCTCGGCGCCAATGGAGGAACTGCTGCGTTGGATGGTGCAGAACCTGGACCGGGAGCATACTGTCGCTGATCTCGCGGCCCGGGTGCATATGTCGGCCAGGACCTTCGCCCGCCGCTTCCGCTCGGAGACAGGCGCCACACCGGCGGCCTGGCTCAACTCACAGCGGGTACTGCGGGCACAGGAGCTGCTCGAATCCACCGATCTCAACATCGACGAGATTGCCAGGGAATCCGGCTTTGGGCATCCGGTACTGCTCCGGCACCATTTCGCCAAGGTACTGGACACCAGCCCGCAGTCCTACCGGCGGACCTTCCGTGGCCAGCTCGTGGAGGCGGGCTAG
- a CDS encoding M4 family metallopeptidase gives MKIQTADPSVEHASAIRCSIIPPYLLRRLARQDEPRFSAAARAAREALVHVRSVQAARAVPAPAVQPGAREVKPGPPNRTVYDAGGSENLPGKLVRKEGEAASGDPSADEAYDGLGHTHRLFADVFGRNSIDGEGLSLDASVHFSKLYDNAFWDGRQMVFGDGDGQVFQRFTGSLSVIGHELAHGVTQYSAGLAYRNQAGAINESISDVFGALVEQYLKQQSVGDASWLIGEGLFTPQVQGAALRSLRAPGTAYDDNVLGKDPQPDSMDSYVRTSADNGGVHINSGIPNRAFYLVAEAVGGYAWEAPGRIWYDALTGGSLPSTATFSVFARTTASSAVELYGSDSAEHDAVRQAWETVKVKL, from the coding sequence ATGAAAATTCAAACCGCCGATCCATCGGTCGAACACGCGTCAGCCATACGCTGTTCCATCATTCCGCCCTATCTGCTCCGTCGGTTGGCACGACAGGACGAGCCCCGGTTTTCCGCGGCGGCACGGGCAGCCAGGGAAGCCCTGGTCCACGTCAGATCGGTTCAGGCCGCCAGGGCCGTTCCGGCGCCGGCCGTCCAGCCCGGGGCCAGGGAGGTTAAGCCAGGACCGCCGAACCGCACTGTCTACGATGCAGGCGGCAGCGAAAACCTGCCTGGCAAACTGGTGCGCAAGGAAGGCGAAGCTGCATCAGGGGATCCCTCTGCGGACGAAGCGTACGACGGCCTGGGCCACACCCACCGGCTTTTCGCCGATGTCTTTGGCCGTAACTCAATTGACGGAGAGGGGCTGAGCCTTGATGCCAGCGTGCATTTCAGCAAGCTCTATGACAACGCCTTCTGGGACGGCCGGCAGATGGTGTTCGGCGACGGTGATGGCCAGGTCTTCCAGCGCTTCACCGGTTCCCTGAGCGTCATCGGCCACGAACTTGCCCACGGTGTCACCCAGTACTCGGCCGGGCTGGCGTACCGCAATCAGGCGGGAGCCATCAACGAATCGATATCGGATGTTTTCGGGGCCCTCGTGGAGCAATATCTGAAACAGCAGTCCGTCGGGGACGCCAGCTGGTTGATCGGCGAAGGATTGTTCACGCCACAGGTGCAAGGCGCGGCCCTCCGTTCGCTAAGGGCCCCTGGCACGGCGTACGACGACAACGTCCTGGGCAAGGATCCGCAGCCCGATTCCATGGACTCGTATGTACGAACCAGCGCAGACAACGGCGGCGTCCACATCAACTCAGGCATTCCCAACCGAGCCTTCTACCTGGTGGCCGAGGCAGTCGGCGGCTACGCGTGGGAGGCGCCAGGGAGGATCTGGTATGACGCCCTCACCGGAGGTTCCCTCCCGTCCACGGCGACCTTCAGCGTCTTTGCCAGGACGACGGCGTCGTCCGCGGTTGAGCTTTACGGGTCGGATTCCGCAGAGCATGACGCCGTGCGGCAGGCGTGGGAAACTGTGAAGGTCAAGCTTTAA